A window of the Tessaracoccus sp. MC1865 genome harbors these coding sequences:
- a CDS encoding 5-(carboxyamino)imidazole ribonucleotide synthase, translating to MTRRYSLAIAGGGQLARMMQQAAIPLGIDVRLLAEGPAVSAAQVVPAHTVGDYRSLDTLVEFVDGADVLTFDHEHVPTRHLDILAEHVAVRPGSAALRFAQDKAEMREKMAELGIACPAFAVADSPRDLIAFGDSQGWPVIAKASRGGYDGKGVWKLNGPEDAGEPFANLPETSAGERVRIVAEEFIDFTRELSAIVVRSPSGQVVAYPISETLQEQGICVETVTPAPGMSDEVAAGLQQMAVRIATELGVVGVLAVELMEARDGRIVVNELAMRPHNTGHWTIDGALTSQFENHIRAALDLPLGSPAMRSDVVVMTNVLGGAEDDLTGALQHVFARDREVRVHLYGKEVTPGRKVGHVTCFGTSLDDVRRRARHAAHYLMGDPDA from the coding sequence GTGACTCGACGCTACTCACTGGCCATCGCCGGAGGCGGGCAGCTGGCCCGCATGATGCAGCAGGCGGCCATTCCGCTGGGGATCGACGTGCGGCTGCTCGCCGAGGGGCCGGCCGTTTCCGCGGCCCAGGTGGTACCCGCCCACACCGTCGGCGACTACCGCAGCCTCGACACCCTCGTGGAGTTCGTCGACGGCGCGGACGTGCTGACCTTCGACCATGAGCACGTGCCCACAAGACACCTCGACATCCTGGCCGAGCACGTCGCCGTGCGCCCTGGCTCCGCCGCGCTGCGGTTCGCGCAGGACAAGGCGGAGATGCGCGAGAAGATGGCGGAGCTGGGGATCGCCTGCCCCGCGTTCGCCGTCGCAGACTCGCCGCGGGACCTCATCGCGTTCGGCGACAGCCAGGGCTGGCCGGTGATCGCCAAGGCCTCCCGCGGCGGCTACGACGGCAAGGGCGTCTGGAAGCTGAACGGACCCGAAGATGCCGGCGAACCGTTCGCGAACCTGCCCGAGACGTCCGCGGGTGAGCGGGTCAGGATCGTGGCGGAGGAGTTCATCGACTTCACCAGGGAGCTGTCCGCCATCGTCGTGCGCTCCCCCTCGGGGCAGGTGGTGGCCTATCCCATCAGCGAGACACTGCAGGAGCAGGGCATCTGCGTCGAGACCGTCACCCCCGCCCCCGGCATGAGCGACGAGGTCGCGGCGGGGCTCCAGCAGATGGCCGTGCGCATCGCCACCGAACTCGGCGTCGTGGGCGTCCTCGCCGTCGAACTCATGGAGGCCCGCGACGGCCGCATCGTCGTCAACGAGCTGGCCATGCGGCCGCACAACACCGGGCACTGGACCATCGACGGGGCGCTCACGAGCCAGTTCGAGAACCACATCCGCGCCGCCCTCGACCTGCCGCTCGGCTCACCCGCCATGCGCTCAGACGTCGTCGTGATGACCAACGTGCTCGGCGGCGCCGAGGATGACCTCACCGGAGCGCTGCAGCACGTGTTCGCCCGTGACCGCGAGGTGCGCGTGCACCTCTACGGCAAGGAGGTCACGCCCGGCCGTAAGGTGGGGCACGTCACCTGCTTCGGCACCTCGCTCGACGATGTGCGTCGTCGCGCGCGGCACGCCGCGCACTACCTGATGGGAGACCCCGATGCCTGA
- the purE gene encoding 5-(carboxyamino)imidazole ribonucleotide mutase: protein MPEPLVSIVMGSDSDWPTMSAAADALAEFGVAYEADVVSAHRMPEDMVRFGREAHERGIKVIIAGAGGAAHLPGMLASLTPLPVIGVPVALKYLDGMDSLLSIVQMPAGVPVATVAIGNARNAGLLAVRMLAVGDEALLERMLDFQDQLRDAAHAKGAVVREASGS, encoded by the coding sequence ATGCCTGAGCCGCTCGTCTCGATCGTGATGGGATCTGATTCGGACTGGCCCACGATGTCCGCCGCGGCCGACGCGTTGGCCGAGTTCGGCGTCGCCTACGAGGCGGATGTCGTGTCCGCCCACCGGATGCCGGAGGACATGGTGCGCTTCGGGCGCGAGGCGCACGAGCGCGGCATCAAGGTGATCATCGCCGGCGCGGGCGGAGCGGCGCACCTGCCGGGCATGCTCGCGTCGCTGACCCCGCTGCCGGTCATCGGCGTGCCGGTTGCCCTGAAGTACCTCGACGGGATGGATTCGCTGCTCTCGATCGTGCAGATGCCGGCGGGGGTCCCCGTCGCCACCGTCGCCATCGGCAACGCCCGCAACGCCGGCCTGCTGGCGGTACGGATGCTCGCCGTCGGCGACGAGGCACTGCTCGAGCGGATGCTCGACTTCCAGGACCAGCTCCGGGACGCGGCGCACGCGAAAGGCGCCGTCGTCCGCGAAGCCAGCGGTTCCTAG
- a CDS encoding LCP family protein: MPRGDDDMNWLYRDEKDEETSVLRPDEVENMRRNDARRERGAGYPQGTAGPQPAAKAGPPSQPPTAPPAAPPVGRPRKRRRFRPLRLLGFALILWLAFLIGTPLYAWTAGTTVDTASAGERPAEQPGSTILLVGSDGREDLSAEDWSRLRTGTTDGRRTDTMMLLHTPTEGEPVLLSLPRDSIVQIPGRKKNKLNAAYAFGGAPLLIETIELNTGVRIDGYLEVGMLGVVDVVDAVGGIEVCPKFDIDDEDAHITLSKGCQTVDGVTALGYVRMRKADPNGDFGRVERQRETIGAIMKKVANPLTVLNPVRYWKVNMAASKSLARGEDTGLGSMAQVGTGFFSVMTGSGLSLTVPGSVANTSVGSSVIWDDAAADEIFGAMAVGNTADLEKYRQ, from the coding sequence GTGCCACGAGGAGACGACGACATGAACTGGCTCTACCGGGACGAGAAGGACGAAGAGACCTCGGTGCTCCGTCCCGACGAGGTGGAGAACATGCGCCGCAACGACGCCCGTCGCGAGCGCGGCGCCGGCTATCCGCAGGGCACCGCCGGGCCGCAGCCGGCCGCCAAGGCCGGCCCGCCGTCGCAGCCGCCCACCGCTCCGCCTGCCGCTCCCCCGGTTGGCCGACCCAGGAAGCGCCGTCGTTTCCGGCCGCTCCGTCTGCTGGGCTTCGCCCTCATCCTGTGGCTGGCCTTCCTGATCGGCACCCCGCTCTACGCCTGGACGGCCGGCACCACGGTGGACACGGCGTCCGCCGGCGAGCGCCCCGCGGAGCAGCCGGGCAGCACCATCCTCCTCGTCGGCTCCGACGGCCGCGAAGACCTGAGCGCCGAGGACTGGTCGAGGCTGCGCACCGGCACCACCGACGGTCGCCGGACGGACACGATGATGCTGCTGCACACCCCCACCGAGGGTGAGCCGGTGCTGCTGAGCCTCCCGCGCGACTCCATCGTCCAGATCCCCGGCCGCAAGAAGAACAAGCTCAACGCCGCCTACGCCTTCGGCGGCGCTCCCCTGCTCATCGAGACCATCGAACTGAACACCGGCGTGCGCATCGACGGCTACCTCGAGGTGGGCATGCTCGGCGTCGTGGACGTGGTGGACGCCGTCGGCGGGATCGAGGTGTGCCCGAAGTTCGACATCGACGACGAGGACGCCCACATCACGCTCTCCAAGGGTTGCCAGACGGTCGACGGCGTCACCGCGCTGGGCTACGTGCGGATGCGCAAGGCGGACCCGAACGGCGACTTCGGCCGGGTCGAGCGTCAGCGCGAGACCATCGGCGCCATCATGAAAAAGGTCGCAAACCCCCTCACCGTGCTCAATCCGGTGCGGTACTGGAAGGTCAACATGGCGGCCTCGAAGTCGCTCGCGCGTGGCGAGGACACCGGCCTGGGATCCATGGCGCAGGTGGGAACGGGCTTCTTCAGCGTGATGACCGGTTCCGGGCTCAGCCTGACCGTCCCCGGCAGCGTGGCGAACACCAGCGTCGGCTCGTCCGTCATCTGGGACGACGCAGCTGCTGACGAAATCTTCGGGGCGATGGCTGTCGGCAATACGGCCGACTTGGAGAAGTACCGGCAGTAG
- a CDS encoding LCP family protein, with the protein MPSTKTAAAKSVQARRAFGFVLMSALFPGSVQWFAGNRAVGRVAGRVYGAALALLVLMVLGLLLFRGPTVGLLLNPAATTVVRVVLWALFAGWGLLLVDAWRLAAPLRLGQGTRLTLTVTTLALALGVGGITTVAASGFQAAGNVGVVLQGGGDTDEKAGRYNVLLLGVDAAEGRDGLRPDSINVASVDAETGRTVLFGLPRNLQKVRFPDSSPLRALYAEGYVCPDNACLLNGVYTLGEQHADLYPGEADPGLQAMKEAISETLGLELNYFAMIDMAGFQNLINAMGGIRLNITKPIPMGGGGSNIHGYIEPGDDVRLDGYQALWFARSRAESSDYERMVRQKCVMSAMANQLDPMTVATKFVELSKAGGDVLRTDVGTGEITRLAELALQAKELSIVSVNFTPPLIVTGDPDFDLIRSTVRDRIDASEALDEVTGSPAPAASPDAATTQAAPVAASPVASSEAPAAEGGEPTTDSADPAPVEAAGAEVEADESVSDAGDLELVCSVP; encoded by the coding sequence GTGCCGTCCACCAAGACCGCAGCCGCCAAGAGCGTGCAGGCCCGCCGCGCCTTCGGCTTCGTCCTGATGTCCGCACTGTTCCCGGGCTCGGTGCAGTGGTTCGCCGGCAACCGCGCGGTGGGCCGCGTGGCCGGCCGCGTCTACGGCGCCGCCCTGGCCCTGCTGGTGCTGATGGTGCTGGGCCTGCTCCTGTTCCGTGGCCCCACCGTCGGGCTGCTGCTCAACCCCGCCGCGACCACCGTCGTGCGCGTGGTCCTCTGGGCCCTCTTCGCCGGCTGGGGGCTGCTCCTGGTGGACGCCTGGCGGCTGGCCGCGCCCCTGCGCCTCGGGCAGGGCACCCGGCTCACCCTCACCGTCACCACCCTGGCGCTCGCGCTGGGGGTCGGCGGCATCACCACCGTCGCCGCCAGCGGTTTCCAGGCCGCCGGGAACGTCGGCGTCGTGCTGCAGGGCGGCGGCGACACCGACGAGAAGGCCGGCCGCTACAACGTGCTGTTGCTCGGGGTCGACGCGGCTGAAGGCCGCGACGGCCTGCGCCCGGATTCGATCAACGTGGCCTCCGTGGACGCGGAGACCGGGCGCACCGTACTGTTCGGGCTGCCGCGCAACCTGCAGAAGGTGCGCTTCCCGGACTCCTCCCCGCTGCGGGCCCTCTACGCCGAGGGGTACGTCTGCCCCGACAACGCCTGCCTGCTCAACGGGGTCTACACCCTGGGCGAGCAGCATGCCGATCTCTACCCCGGCGAGGCGGACCCGGGCCTCCAGGCGATGAAGGAGGCCATCAGCGAGACCCTCGGCCTCGAACTCAACTACTTCGCGATGATCGACATGGCCGGTTTCCAGAACCTCATCAACGCCATGGGCGGCATCCGGCTCAACATCACCAAGCCCATCCCGATGGGCGGCGGCGGAAGCAACATCCACGGCTACATCGAGCCCGGCGACGACGTCCGGCTCGACGGCTACCAGGCGCTCTGGTTCGCCCGCTCCCGGGCGGAGAGCAGCGACTATGAGCGCATGGTGCGCCAGAAGTGCGTGATGTCGGCGATGGCCAACCAGCTGGACCCCATGACGGTGGCCACGAAGTTCGTCGAACTGTCCAAGGCGGGCGGCGACGTGCTGCGCACCGACGTCGGCACGGGCGAGATCACCCGCCTGGCCGAGTTGGCCCTGCAGGCCAAGGAACTCAGCATCGTCTCCGTCAACTTCACGCCCCCGCTGATCGTCACGGGGGACCCGGATTTCGACCTGATCCGCAGTACGGTCCGCGACAGGATCGACGCGTCCGAAGCGCTCGACGAGGTGACGGGGTCGCCGGCCCCGGCGGCCTCCCCGGATGCCGCCACCACGCAGGCCGCCCCCGTTGCGGCGTCTCCTGTGGCGTCCTCCGAGGCCCCAGCCGCCGAGGGCGGCGAACCCACCACCGACAGCGCGGATCCCGCCCCTGTCGAGGCCGCCGGCGCCGAGGTGGAGGCCGACGAATCGGTCAGTGACGCTGGCGACCTTGAGCTGGTCTGCTCGGTTCCGTGA
- a CDS encoding glycosyltransferase family 2 protein → MQQSVSVVMPIRNEEPHLTAAVERVLSQGYPGDLEILLAVAPSTDRTREIADQLAAADPRIRVLDNPEGYTPVGLNIAIHAARHPVIVRVDGHGELSPGYIATAVRLLEETGAANVGGRMDAQGTSALSEAIAAAYNSRLGLGGGGFHLADTPPGPADTVFLGVFRREVLEEIGGFDETLHRAQDWELNYRLRTAGHLVYFSPDLRVVYRPRNSYEALAKQFFTTGQWRREVIRRHPETASLRYLAPPFAVLGMGGGLLGGLLGLVLRNRLLTALLVAPLVYMSFLTVATATMETTARARTRLPLVLAIMHVAWGAGFVRGLPDRADTLG, encoded by the coding sequence GTGCAGCAGAGCGTCAGCGTGGTGATGCCGATCCGCAACGAGGAACCACACCTCACGGCGGCCGTCGAGCGGGTCCTCAGCCAGGGTTATCCGGGCGACCTGGAGATCCTGCTCGCAGTGGCTCCCAGCACAGACCGCACCAGGGAGATCGCCGACCAGCTGGCGGCCGCTGACCCGCGCATCCGGGTTCTCGACAACCCGGAGGGGTACACCCCCGTCGGGCTCAACATCGCCATCCACGCGGCACGGCACCCCGTCATCGTGCGTGTCGACGGGCACGGTGAGCTGAGCCCCGGCTACATCGCCACCGCGGTGCGCCTCCTCGAGGAGACGGGCGCCGCCAACGTGGGCGGCCGGATGGACGCGCAGGGCACCTCGGCCCTCTCGGAGGCCATCGCCGCCGCGTACAACTCCCGCCTGGGCCTCGGGGGCGGTGGGTTCCACCTCGCCGACACCCCGCCCGGGCCGGCCGACACCGTGTTCCTCGGCGTGTTCCGCCGCGAGGTGCTGGAGGAGATCGGCGGATTCGACGAGACGCTCCACCGCGCCCAGGACTGGGAACTGAACTACCGGCTCCGCACCGCCGGCCACCTCGTCTACTTCTCCCCGGACCTGCGCGTCGTCTACCGTCCCCGCAACAGCTACGAGGCGCTCGCCAAGCAGTTCTTCACCACCGGCCAGTGGCGCCGCGAAGTGATCCGCCGCCATCCGGAGACCGCCTCGCTGCGCTATCTCGCCCCGCCGTTCGCGGTGCTGGGCATGGGCGGCGGTCTCCTCGGGGGTCTGCTCGGCCTCGTGCTGCGCAACCGGCTGCTCACCGCGCTCCTCGTGGCGCCGCTGGTCTACATGTCGTTCCTGACGGTGGCCACCGCAACGATGGAGACCACGGCGCGGGCCCGCACCCGCCTGCCGCTCGTGCTCGCGATCATGCACGTGGCGTGGGGCGCGGGCTTCGTCCGTGGTCTGCCGGATCGCGCTGACACCCTGGGATGA